From the Xiphophorus maculatus strain JP 163 A chromosome 20, X_maculatus-5.0-male, whole genome shotgun sequence genome, one window contains:
- the os9 gene encoding protein OS-9 isoform X2 — protein sequence MAASSVRWLERLCLVVLICPLFGSAFLNLEELNEMKYGIQILSDPVILGQTKTEEVMMVSNKYKQLYECRLPAQAVRFHQDPASEPDSQGYTGPDIPELLRPMHKVPCLVKTKDWWTYEFCYGHHIRQYHLEDSEIKGDVLFLGYYGSEFDWNNETAKASKQHKLKRYHSQIYVNGSKCDLNGNPRETEVRFVCEEGSSDYIARVDEPQSCRYVLTVHTSRTCQHPFLQPPSSSKPQGIVCQPALSAQQYMDYVKAQVSDTKRKVEQISEELKNLDEMLAGNEGADGTVEVTAEETTPPPNSYQDVSNGKTPTSAGNSDASEDTPSEETDDAEFWEGVTKPGKLKSTASHQDSEVANGDYNSVADNEAEEAERFNFKIITDPADLMKFVQHLKESNRKKAENQAESREEKSTGDRHPGKLSGEARDEDENLLEEFEDEMADLSVPSEKIEEIKEEMQKEFDNIIDEAQQELETEGLKGEFDRTQATQALETTLDKLLDHLEEKDGEDAQQQKVQRTSDPSRGSPSLAPQQPGKIEVKILTRKNAEDTGDQWLTEEDTKSFRELLINLLTGGTEEVYKEQKRQQELENNYRFVWGESQEETQSSSTSDSDDVDI from the exons ATGGCCGCTTCCTCGGTGCGGTGGCTGGAGAGACTGTGCCTTGTTGTTTTGATATGTCCCCTCTTTGGCTCAGCCTTTTTGAACCTAGAGGagctaaatgaaatgaaatacgGAATTCAAATTCTTTCCGACCCCGTCATTTTGGGGCAG ACCAAGACAGAGGAGGTCATGATGGTGTCCAATAAATACAAGCAGCTCTATGAATGTCGACTTCCAGCCCAGGCTGTCCGGTTTCATCAGGATCCAGCTTCTGAACCAGACTCGCAGGGCTACACTGGACCAGACATCCCCGAGCTGCTGAGGCCAATGCACAAAGTCCCTTGTCTTGTGAAG ACAAAGGACTGGTGGACATACGAGTTTTGTTACGGTCATCATATTAGACAGTATCACCTTGAAG ACTCAGAAATCAAAGGGGATGTTCTCTTTCTGGGATACTATGGGTCTGAATTTGATTGGAACAATGAAACAGCAAAG GCCTCTAAACAGCACAAACTGAAACGATACCACAGCCAGATCTATGTAAATGGGTCCAAGTGTGACCTAAATGGAAATCCTAGAGAGACTGAAGTCCGG TTTGTATGTGAAGAAGGCTCGAGTGACTACATCGCCCGTGTGGACGAGCCACAGTCGTGCCGTTACGTGTTGACAGTTCACACCAGTCGCACCTGCCAGCATCCGTTTCTGCAGCCACCGTCCTCCTCCAAGCCGCAGGGCATTGTGTGCCAGCCGGCTCTGAGTGCACAACAGTACATGGATTATGTGAAGGCTCAAGTCT CGGACACAAAGCGTAAAGTGGAGCAGATCTCTGAGGAGCTGAAGAATCTTGATGAGATGCTGGCTGGTAATGAAGGTGCAGATGGGACAGTGGAGGTCACAGCAGAGGAGACCACTCCTCCACCAAACAGCTACCAAGATGTGTCAAATGGTAAAACGCCAACTTCAG cgGGAAATTCTGACGCGTCTGAAGACACACCATCAGAAGAGACGGATGATGCCGAGTTTTGGGAAGGAGTAACAAAACCTGGGAAATTAAAATCCACAGCTTCTCATCAAGACAGTGAG GTGGCGAATGGTGACTATAACTCAGTGGCAGACAATGAAGCAGAAGAAG CAGAACGATTCAACTTTAAAATCATCACAGACCCAGCAGATCTGATGAAATTTGTTCAACACCTTAAGGAGAGCAACAGGAAG aaagcagaaaaccaGGCTGAAAGTAGAGAAGAGAAATCAACAGGTGACAGGCATCCAGGGAAACTCAGCGGGGAGGCGAGAGATGAAGACGAGAACTTGCTGGAGGAGTTTGAGGATGAGATGGCCGACCTCTCTGTGCCTTCTGAGAAGATCGAAGagataaaagaagaaatgcaGAAGGAGTTTGACAACATCATAGATGAG gcCCAGCAGGAGCTGGAAACAGAGGGCCTTAAAGGAGAGTTTGATCGTACTCAGGCAACACAGGCTCTGGAGACGACTTTGGATAAGTTGCTGGATCATCTGGAGGAGAAGGATGGTGAAGACGCCCAGCAGCAGAAGGTCCAACGGACCAGTGACCCGAGCAGAGGCAGCCCCAGCCTGGCTCCTCAGCAGCCAG GTAAAATTGAGGTGAAGATTTTGACACGAAAGAATGCAGAGGATACAGGCGATCAGTGGCTGACTGAAGAAGACACCAAGTCCTTCAGGGAGCTGCTCATAAACCTCTTG
- the os9 gene encoding protein OS-9 isoform X1: protein MAASSVRWLERLCLVVLICPLFGSAFLNLEELNEMKYGIQILSDPVILGQTKTEEVMMVSNKYKQLYECRLPAQAVRFHQDPASEPDSQGYTGPDIPELLRPMHKVPCLVKTKDWWTYEFCYGHHIRQYHLEDSEIKGDVLFLGYYGSEFDWNNETAKASKQHKLKRYHSQIYVNGSKCDLNGNPRETEVRFVCEEGSSDYIARVDEPQSCRYVLTVHTSRTCQHPFLQPPSSSKPQGIVCQPALSAQQYMDYVKAQVSDTKRKVEQISEELKNLDEMLAGNEGADGTVEVTAEETTPPPNSYQDVSNGKTPTSAGNSDASEDTPSEETDDAEFWEGVTKPGKLKSTASHQDSEVANGDYNSVADNEAEEERFNFKIITDPADLMKFVQHLKESNRKKAENQAESREEKSTGDRHPGKLSGEARDEDENLLEEFEDEMADLSVPSEKIEEIKEEMQKEFDNIIDEAQQELETEGLKGEFDRTQATQALETTLDKLLDHLEEKDGEDAQQQKVQRTSDPSRGSPSLAPQQPDQAADDHVKIKITKYKTGSSPDGEVKVQEMGEGDPQWQHIKDVVKEQLEKAGLKAEGKIEVKILTRKNAEDTGDQWLTEEDTKSFRELLINLLTGGTEEVYKEQKRQQELENNYRFVWGESQEETQSSSTSDSDDVDI from the exons ATGGCCGCTTCCTCGGTGCGGTGGCTGGAGAGACTGTGCCTTGTTGTTTTGATATGTCCCCTCTTTGGCTCAGCCTTTTTGAACCTAGAGGagctaaatgaaatgaaatacgGAATTCAAATTCTTTCCGACCCCGTCATTTTGGGGCAG ACCAAGACAGAGGAGGTCATGATGGTGTCCAATAAATACAAGCAGCTCTATGAATGTCGACTTCCAGCCCAGGCTGTCCGGTTTCATCAGGATCCAGCTTCTGAACCAGACTCGCAGGGCTACACTGGACCAGACATCCCCGAGCTGCTGAGGCCAATGCACAAAGTCCCTTGTCTTGTGAAG ACAAAGGACTGGTGGACATACGAGTTTTGTTACGGTCATCATATTAGACAGTATCACCTTGAAG ACTCAGAAATCAAAGGGGATGTTCTCTTTCTGGGATACTATGGGTCTGAATTTGATTGGAACAATGAAACAGCAAAG GCCTCTAAACAGCACAAACTGAAACGATACCACAGCCAGATCTATGTAAATGGGTCCAAGTGTGACCTAAATGGAAATCCTAGAGAGACTGAAGTCCGG TTTGTATGTGAAGAAGGCTCGAGTGACTACATCGCCCGTGTGGACGAGCCACAGTCGTGCCGTTACGTGTTGACAGTTCACACCAGTCGCACCTGCCAGCATCCGTTTCTGCAGCCACCGTCCTCCTCCAAGCCGCAGGGCATTGTGTGCCAGCCGGCTCTGAGTGCACAACAGTACATGGATTATGTGAAGGCTCAAGTCT CGGACACAAAGCGTAAAGTGGAGCAGATCTCTGAGGAGCTGAAGAATCTTGATGAGATGCTGGCTGGTAATGAAGGTGCAGATGGGACAGTGGAGGTCACAGCAGAGGAGACCACTCCTCCACCAAACAGCTACCAAGATGTGTCAAATGGTAAAACGCCAACTTCAG cgGGAAATTCTGACGCGTCTGAAGACACACCATCAGAAGAGACGGATGATGCCGAGTTTTGGGAAGGAGTAACAAAACCTGGGAAATTAAAATCCACAGCTTCTCATCAAGACAGTGAG GTGGCGAATGGTGACTATAACTCAGTGGCAGACAATGAAGCAGAAGAAG AACGATTCAACTTTAAAATCATCACAGACCCAGCAGATCTGATGAAATTTGTTCAACACCTTAAGGAGAGCAACAGGAAG aaagcagaaaaccaGGCTGAAAGTAGAGAAGAGAAATCAACAGGTGACAGGCATCCAGGGAAACTCAGCGGGGAGGCGAGAGATGAAGACGAGAACTTGCTGGAGGAGTTTGAGGATGAGATGGCCGACCTCTCTGTGCCTTCTGAGAAGATCGAAGagataaaagaagaaatgcaGAAGGAGTTTGACAACATCATAGATGAG gcCCAGCAGGAGCTGGAAACAGAGGGCCTTAAAGGAGAGTTTGATCGTACTCAGGCAACACAGGCTCTGGAGACGACTTTGGATAAGTTGCTGGATCATCTGGAGGAGAAGGATGGTGAAGACGCCCAGCAGCAGAAGGTCCAACGGACCAGTGACCCGAGCAGAGGCAGCCCCAGCCTGGCTCCTCAGCAGCCAG ACCAAGCAGCTGACGACCACGTTAAGATCAAAATTACTAAGTATAAGACGGGCAGCAGCCCTGATggtgaggtcaaagttcaggagATGGGCGAAGGAGACCCCCAGTGGCAGCACATAAAGGACGTGGTTAAAGAGCAGCTAGAGAAGGCAGGACTAAAGGCTGAAG GTAAAATTGAGGTGAAGATTTTGACACGAAAGAATGCAGAGGATACAGGCGATCAGTGGCTGACTGAAGAAGACACCAAGTCCTTCAGGGAGCTGCTCATAAACCTCTTG